One window of Hymenobacter sp. BRD128 genomic DNA carries:
- the murC gene encoding UDP-N-acetylmuramate--L-alanine ligase produces MQQFPYIFFLGIGGIGMSALARWFKANGHQVSGYDKTETPLTLALRAEGIAVHYADAVENIPLEIRENKALTLVVLTPAIPATSLEWAWLREQGYDIRKRSQVLGVLTQGRPTIAVAGTHGKTTTSSMVAHLLHHVGLDAGAFLGGISVNLGSNLLLPQSPGSPVVVEADEYDRSFLTLYPDVAIVTSTDADHLDIYGEQSALVDSFCQFVSQIKPGGTLLLNHTADPRVAAAVPPGTRVLRYGLTAAQGPDLFAANITAEGHQFHFDLHGPLGVMPGLKLAVPGFHNVENMLAAAAAAQLFGVTETQLSEAVAAYQGVKRRFEFIVTGPAKVYVDDYAHHPREIEAFLRSLRALYPDKKLRVIFQPHLFSRTRDFAEGFSRSLSLADEVVLLDIYPARELPLPGVAAAMLLDAITSPAKSLQTKEQVLENTKNNSTFDILATVGAGDIDTLVPQLRKILEHEGVKK; encoded by the coding sequence ATGCAGCAATTTCCTTACATATTTTTTCTCGGTATCGGTGGCATTGGCATGTCGGCACTGGCGCGTTGGTTTAAGGCTAATGGTCACCAGGTCAGTGGCTACGACAAAACCGAAACGCCCCTTACACTAGCCTTGCGGGCCGAGGGAATTGCTGTGCATTATGCCGATGCCGTCGAAAATATTCCGCTGGAAATTCGGGAAAATAAAGCCCTCACTTTGGTGGTGCTCACGCCCGCCATTCCGGCCACCAGCCTGGAGTGGGCGTGGCTGCGCGAGCAGGGTTACGATATTCGCAAGCGCAGCCAGGTACTGGGCGTGCTCACGCAAGGACGGCCCACTATTGCGGTAGCCGGCACCCACGGCAAAACCACTACCAGCAGCATGGTGGCTCATTTGCTACACCACGTCGGCCTCGACGCCGGTGCCTTTTTAGGTGGTATTTCCGTAAATTTGGGGTCGAATTTATTATTGCCCCAAAGCCCCGGCTCGCCCGTGGTGGTGGAGGCCGACGAGTACGACCGTAGCTTTCTGACCCTGTACCCCGATGTGGCCATCGTCACGAGCACCGATGCCGACCACCTCGACATCTACGGCGAGCAAAGCGCGCTGGTAGACTCTTTCTGTCAGTTCGTTAGCCAGATAAAGCCGGGCGGCACGCTGCTGCTCAACCACACTGCCGACCCGCGCGTGGCTGCCGCCGTGCCGCCCGGCACGCGGGTGCTGCGCTATGGCCTCACGGCCGCGCAGGGTCCCGATTTATTTGCCGCGAATATTACCGCCGAAGGCCACCAGTTTCACTTCGATTTGCACGGCCCGCTAGGGGTGATGCCGGGCTTGAAACTGGCGGTGCCGGGTTTTCACAACGTCGAAAATATGCTGGCGGCCGCGGCCGCCGCGCAATTATTCGGCGTGACTGAAACGCAACTGTCTGAGGCCGTGGCGGCCTATCAGGGCGTGAAAAGACGCTTCGAATTTATCGTAACCGGCCCCGCTAAGGTGTACGTAGACGATTACGCTCACCACCCGCGCGAAATTGAGGCTTTCCTGCGCTCGCTGCGGGCGCTGTATCCGGACAAGAAGTTGCGCGTTATTTTTCAGCCCCATTTATTTTCCCGCACTCGTGACTTTGCCGAGGGCTTTTCGCGCAGTTTAAGCTTAGCCGATGAAGTGGTGCTGCTGGATATTTATCCGGCCCGCGAGCTACCGTTACCCGGCGTTGCGGCCGCGATGCTGCTCGATGCTATTACGTCGCCAGCTAAATCCTTGCAAACCAAGGAGCAAGTATTGGAAAATACCAAAAATAATTCTACATTTGACATCTTAGCCACCGTAGGAGCCGGTGATATTGATACGCTGGTGCCGCAGTTGAGAAAGATTTTAGAACATGAGGGTGTAAAGAAATGA
- a CDS encoding FtsW/RodA/SpoVE family cell cycle protein — protein METHRLTWLQRNLKGDPILWAIVILFSLISIAVVYSATGTLAYRNELHGRTGSVELIVLKHSSLIFIGLGLMWLAHRIDYRHYSRLSLYALLLSVPLLLFTYFMGGELNGASRWLTIPVINQTFQPSDLAKLALITHLASMLSRRQQHLHDFWSTLFPVMLWVGVICGLIVLSNASTALLLFLTCLLLMFIGRVPIKQMLVMVAIGAVLGGAGLAAGQRLGTVISRLSTFTDPNKKLSFQSEHARIAIATGGLTGKGPGKSTERNIMPHPYSDFIYAIIIEEYGMIGGLLVLFLYLAFLYRGLKTVMNSQGAFGGLLSAGLCFSLVLQAMVNMGVAVGLGPVTGLPLPMLSMGGTSLIFTGLSVGIVLAVSRGERETRPMTGEPADTARITSKRVQYA, from the coding sequence ATGGAAACCCACCGCCTCACTTGGCTCCAGCGCAACCTCAAGGGCGACCCGATTTTGTGGGCCATCGTCATCCTGTTTTCGCTTATCAGCATTGCGGTAGTGTACTCGGCCACCGGCACGCTGGCTTACCGCAACGAGCTGCATGGCCGCACCGGCTCGGTCGAGCTTATCGTGCTTAAGCACAGCAGCTTAATATTTATTGGTCTGGGCCTGATGTGGCTAGCCCACCGCATCGACTACCGGCACTATTCGCGCCTGTCGCTCTACGCGCTGCTGCTCTCGGTGCCGCTGCTGCTATTCACCTATTTCATGGGCGGCGAGCTCAACGGCGCCTCGCGCTGGCTCACCATTCCGGTTATCAATCAGACCTTTCAGCCCTCCGACCTGGCCAAGTTGGCGCTCATTACGCACCTGGCTAGCATGCTGAGCCGCCGCCAGCAGCACCTGCACGATTTCTGGAGTACCCTGTTTCCGGTAATGCTCTGGGTAGGAGTTATTTGCGGACTCATTGTGCTCTCCAACGCCTCCACGGCACTGCTACTGTTTCTCACCTGCCTGCTGCTCATGTTTATTGGTCGCGTGCCCATCAAGCAGATGCTGGTGATGGTAGCCATCGGGGCTGTATTAGGTGGTGCCGGGCTAGCGGCTGGCCAGCGCCTGGGCACGGTAATATCGCGCTTGTCCACCTTCACCGACCCCAATAAAAAGCTCTCGTTTCAGTCGGAGCACGCCCGCATTGCTATTGCCACGGGCGGCCTTACCGGCAAAGGCCCCGGCAAAAGCACCGAGCGCAATATCATGCCGCACCCGTATTCCGACTTTATCTACGCCATTATTATCGAAGAATACGGCATGATTGGCGGCCTATTGGTGCTGTTTCTCTACCTGGCTTTTTTATATCGAGGATTAAAAACCGTGATGAATAGCCAGGGCGCTTTCGGCGGCCTGCTCTCGGCGGGGCTGTGTTTCAGTTTGGTGTTGCAGGCAATGGTAAATATGGGCGTGGCCGTGGGGCTAGGCCCGGTTACCGGCCTGCCGCTGCCGATGCTGAGCATGGGTGGCACCTCCCTCATTTTCACTGGCTTAAGCGTGGGTATTGTATTGGCCGTGAGCCGGGGCGAGCGCGAAACCCGCCCCATGACCGGTGAGCCCGCCGACACCGCGCGCATCACAAGCAAGCGGGTACAGTATGCTTAA
- the murG gene encoding undecaprenyldiphospho-muramoylpentapeptide beta-N-acetylglucosaminyltransferase: MKFIISGGGTGGHIFPAVAIANEIRRRQPDAEILFVGANGRMEMTRVPEAGYKIVGLDITGLQRRLTPQNILFPVRVFRSVRKAGKLIQEFRPNAVVGVGGYASAPVLLAATSRGIPSLIQEQNSYAGLVNKLLGRRVSKICVAYDGMEKFFPTDKIVLTGNPVRTEIAHGSRAEALQFFNLDPSKKTLLVIGGSLGARTLNLATAVALPRLREAGVQLLWQTGKIYFPEARQQAQSYAADRLQALEFIQRMDLAYAAADVVISRAGALSVSELCLTGKASILVPSPNVAEDHQTKNALALVGKGAAVLITDEHAPTRLYDEALRLLAAPDRQQQLSERVRELARPDATTAIVNELFKLIKK, from the coding sequence ATGAAATTCATTATTTCCGGCGGCGGCACAGGCGGGCATATTTTCCCGGCGGTGGCAATTGCGAATGAAATTCGGCGGCGCCAGCCCGACGCCGAAATTTTATTCGTCGGGGCCAACGGCCGCATGGAAATGACGCGCGTGCCGGAGGCCGGCTATAAAATTGTGGGGCTGGATATTACCGGCTTGCAGCGCCGCCTCACGCCGCAGAATATTTTATTTCCGGTGCGGGTATTTCGCTCGGTGCGCAAGGCGGGAAAATTAATTCAGGAATTTCGGCCCAACGCGGTGGTGGGCGTGGGGGGCTACGCCTCGGCACCAGTATTACTAGCGGCTACTTCGCGCGGCATTCCGAGCCTGATTCAGGAGCAGAATTCTTACGCGGGCCTGGTAAATAAATTGCTGGGCCGCCGCGTAAGTAAAATATGCGTGGCCTACGACGGCATGGAGAAATTTTTTCCGACCGATAAAATTGTGCTCACCGGCAACCCCGTGCGTACCGAAATTGCGCACGGCAGTCGCGCCGAAGCGTTGCAATTTTTTAACCTTGACCCCAGCAAGAAAACGCTGCTCGTCATCGGCGGCAGCCTGGGCGCCCGCACGCTCAACCTGGCTACCGCTGTCGCGCTGCCGCGCCTGCGGGAGGCCGGCGTGCAGCTGCTCTGGCAAACCGGCAAAATTTATTTTCCCGAGGCCCGGCAGCAAGCCCAGTCCTACGCCGCCGACCGCCTGCAAGCCCTGGAGTTCATCCAGCGTATGGACTTGGCCTACGCGGCGGCTGATGTGGTTATTAGCCGTGCCGGTGCCCTCTCAGTATCAGAGCTTTGCCTTACTGGTAAGGCGAGCATCCTGGTGCCTTCGCCCAACGTGGCCGAAGACCACCAAACCAAAAATGCGCTGGCCCTGGTGGGCAAAGGCGCCGCCGTGCTTATTACCGACGAGCACGCGCCCACCCGCCTCTACGACGAAGCCCTGCGCCTGCTGGCCGCCCCCGACCGCCAGCAGCAGCTCAGCGAGCGCGTGCGCGAGCTGGCCCGCCCCGATGCCACCACAGCTATTGTAAACGAATTATTTAAGCTAATAAAAAAATAA
- the ftsA gene encoding cell division protein FtsA, producing the protein MQQDKIVVGLDIGTTKICALVGRKNEYGKLEILGMGKAVSEGVQRGVVLNIDKTVDAIKRAIRQAEEQSGIDIGVVNVGIAGQHIKSLQHNGSITRPSGDNEITQDDVNRLTADMYRLVTPPGSQIIHVMPQDYKVDFEGGVTDPIGMAGVRLEGNFHIITAQSAAINNINKCVTKAGLAIADLILEPLASSVSVLSDEEKEAGVALIDIGGGTTDLAVFKDGIIRHAAVLPFGGNIITQDIKQGCNVTPNQAEQLKVKFGKAIAEEASDYEIVSIPGLPNRPPKEVSLKNLAYIIEARMSEIIELVYAEIYRMGLQDHLSAGIVLTGGGSQLQNLEQLTEYLTGLDTRIGYPNQHLGKGKIEAVKSPMHATGVGLVLAGYQAQDERLARPGYGEEEMAAAPYSYQPAAHAPAPVVPSFVPAPAAAPAAPVAPAASTPETPKPPKEQKGLKFLGDITRKLKGILIDDFDDKQY; encoded by the coding sequence ATGCAACAAGATAAAATCGTCGTCGGTCTCGACATTGGCACCACGAAAATCTGCGCCTTGGTGGGCCGTAAAAACGAGTATGGCAAGCTCGAAATTCTGGGCATGGGCAAAGCCGTGTCGGAAGGCGTGCAGCGCGGCGTCGTGCTCAATATCGACAAAACCGTGGACGCCATCAAGCGGGCCATCCGGCAGGCTGAAGAGCAATCGGGCATCGATATTGGCGTGGTAAACGTGGGCATTGCCGGGCAACACATTAAGTCCTTGCAGCACAACGGCTCCATCACGCGGCCTAGCGGCGACAACGAGATTACCCAGGACGACGTGAACCGCCTCACGGCCGACATGTACCGCTTAGTAACCCCGCCCGGCTCGCAGATTATCCACGTGATGCCGCAGGACTACAAAGTTGACTTTGAAGGTGGCGTGACGGACCCCATTGGCATGGCCGGCGTGCGCCTGGAAGGCAACTTCCACATTATCACGGCGCAAAGCGCAGCTATCAATAATATTAACAAGTGCGTAACCAAGGCCGGGCTAGCCATTGCCGACCTCATTCTGGAGCCGCTGGCGTCGAGCGTATCGGTGCTGAGCGACGAGGAGAAGGAAGCCGGCGTGGCGCTGATTGACATTGGCGGCGGCACTACCGACCTGGCCGTGTTTAAGGATGGCATTATTCGCCACGCGGCGGTGCTGCCATTTGGGGGCAATATTATTACCCAGGACATCAAGCAGGGCTGTAACGTGACGCCTAACCAGGCCGAGCAGCTGAAGGTGAAGTTTGGCAAAGCCATTGCCGAGGAGGCTAGCGACTACGAAATCGTGAGCATTCCCGGCCTGCCCAACCGCCCGCCCAAGGAGGTGTCGCTCAAAAACTTGGCGTACATCATCGAAGCCCGCATGTCGGAAATTATCGAGCTGGTATATGCCGAAATCTACCGCATGGGCTTGCAGGACCACCTTTCGGCCGGCATTGTGCTGACGGGCGGCGGCTCGCAGCTCCAGAACCTGGAGCAGCTTACCGAGTACCTCACCGGCCTCGACACGCGCATCGGCTACCCCAACCAGCACCTGGGCAAGGGCAAAATCGAAGCCGTAAAGTCACCGATGCACGCCACCGGCGTGGGCCTCGTGCTGGCCGGCTACCAGGCCCAGGACGAGCGCCTGGCCCGCCCCGGCTACGGGGAAGAGGAAATGGCCGCAGCTCCCTACAGCTACCAGCCCGCCGCGCACGCCCCGGCGCCGGTAGTGCCCAGCTTTGTGCCTGCTCCGGCGGCGGCTCCCGCCGCCCCGGTGGCGCCGGCCGCTAGCACCCCTGAGACGCCCAAGCCCCCAAAAGAGCAGAAGGGCCTGAAGTTTTTGGGTGACATCACCCGCAAGCTGAAGGGAATTCTGATTGATGATTTTGACGATAAACAGTATTAA
- a CDS encoding cell division protein FtsQ/DivIB, whose protein sequence is MDKSVRNLLVALACLLGLGGMATFAALRQAHRPVQNIVVNVANEFDNYFISERGVTALLTNGGKEPVIGTVPEGPRLRELENRLKKHPFVRDAQVYRDLAGNLHADVHQNRPIARLVHPDDRLDSYVDANGQRLPLSPLYTARVATVSRAGGGTLPTTFFQDSTSRGYLDFLRYVDEHPFWKAQVAEVFVEPGGKLSFTQQVGDQRIEFGTPENISEKFAKLMVFYRQIPSVLGWDTYHRVNVEYQNQIICE, encoded by the coding sequence ATGGATAAGTCTGTTCGCAATTTGCTGGTCGCGCTTGCCTGCCTGCTTGGGCTAGGGGGGATGGCTACGTTTGCGGCCCTGCGGCAGGCGCATCGCCCGGTGCAGAATATTGTGGTGAACGTGGCCAACGAGTTTGATAATTATTTTATTAGCGAGCGCGGCGTCACGGCGCTACTTACCAACGGCGGCAAGGAGCCCGTAATCGGCACCGTGCCCGAGGGGCCGCGCCTGCGCGAGCTGGAAAACCGCCTTAAAAAGCATCCCTTTGTGCGCGATGCGCAGGTATACCGCGACCTGGCCGGCAACCTGCACGCCGATGTGCATCAGAACCGCCCCATTGCCCGCCTCGTGCACCCCGACGACCGCCTCGACAGCTACGTTGATGCTAATGGCCAGCGCCTGCCCCTCTCGCCGCTCTACACGGCCAGGGTAGCCACGGTGAGCCGGGCCGGTGGCGGCACGCTGCCCACCACTTTTTTTCAGGATAGCACCAGTCGCGGCTACCTTGACTTTCTGCGCTACGTCGATGAGCACCCCTTTTGGAAGGCGCAGGTAGCCGAGGTTTTTGTGGAGCCCGGTGGCAAGCTCAGCTTTACTCAGCAAGTGGGCGACCAACGTATCGAGTTTGGCACACCGGAGAATATTTCAGAAAAATTCGCGAAATTGATGGTATTTTACCGACAAATTCCTTCGGTGCTTGGCTGGGATACGTACCATCGCGTCAACGTAGAATACCAAAACCAAATAATTTGCGAGTAG